DNA from Solanum stenotomum isolate F172 chromosome 3, ASM1918654v1, whole genome shotgun sequence:
CAATAGATGAATGAGTGGTATTTTTAGACCTTTTcaaatagttcaagggtatttttgacccttttctgtaaaaaaaattgagtatgTGGTAGATGGACTTAAGCTAGTATTAGTagcaaattatttaatttaattaatgttcTCACAAAAATCTAGCTGTAGATACAAACATACATCTTGATAGTACATATATGCAGAAAAGACTCACTAGTCCACCCTAGTTATGAACTTTATAAACATTGGTTATATATATGTACTTATAATTACTCATATTGATACACTATTTGGAACACCTCTACATGTTACTCCAGGGCCTGAACTTGGTGCCAATAGTTCATATGGTAACACACCAGCACCACACCTATTTTTTAGTTTCGTGTCGGCATTTCTTTCATCTATCTCCTTCTCAATTCTCCCTATTTCCGCGGAAAATTTGTAGAACGCTTCAACAATCTCTGCATCTCCGGTCCAAGTAGATGGTTGATGTCTTTCCCCCAAGTATTCTTCGTCCGGGGAATGTGTCGATAATGTGTCAACCACGGCCATGAACTTTGTTGCTTGTAACAAACTTGGTAAAGCTgagaagaaatatttttgtGGATCAGCTAGGAACACCGCGTACTCGGGATCGTTCTCGTCAGGGATTAATCGACGCATGAGTGGTGGCCGGTTTGGGACGTAGCCACCGTAAGGGTACTGCCCAAAATTCAGTGCAGCGTGTTGCGCTGAAGCCAGCCAGATGAGGGTGGTGAGGATGGAAATGAGGTCCTCTGGAGTAGCTAACGTGGGCCACCATTCCTCATTGCGAAGGTCAACGTGGCCCACATTAATAGTCTCGGCATACCAAGCTTGCAGCTCCCTGTCACTGCAAACTTGGGCCGAGGATGGGTAGTAGTGGTTTACGTAATCGCGAACCCAGCTCTCGATTGCGCCCCATATCATAAGCCCATCTGCAGCATAAGGATAGTCCTCAATTAGAAGTTTCAGCCCATGAGGTTGTGTTGAGTCCGGTACTGCCATCCCTCTGCATTTTGAAATAAGACCaaaatttatttagattttcCACTTTTTACCCACAATAATAAAGActacatacaaaaaaatattataatttgaaGGTTAATAGGTAATTAATATGCTGCAATCCGTTAAATTACAGTGACGATATAATTTTTTCCAATGTCAGTGTATATAACTTAACTCCTAATTGACTATAGAAGAAATTGTACCTTCGGAGAAGGTCAGCTGGAAGGCCTTCTAAATCGAAGCGCCAATTCTTGTAGGCAGCAGCACTGATCTCCATGCAGTAGCGACCAGGAGTAAAGCAAGCCTCGATGACACCATCAGCATTGATCAAGCTCTGGCGAGCCAAACCGTTAATTTCTAGAGTGTATCTCATATGTGGATCCAAAAGCTTATAAATTGGATGCATCGCACTTAATTGCCTATGTGCTGCCAATATAAATGGTTCCAAGCTTGCATGTGTACGCAACCTACATGACCAAAATCATTTAATAAAATCATCCACAAAACTATAAGTATTAAATAAAGGTAAAATTCTGTTTTTTCTGCATCAACTCATTTTTCAGGTTAATTACTTACCAGTGGTTGACGAGTTGGTGAACTCCAGCATCATTAGCACAGACGTGTGCTTTAGCGATCTGCCACGTCCAGTTACCAGTGGCACAAACAGGTGGTGTGACAACACGTTTGGATCGCGAACTTGGACCAGTTTGGGGGAGGCTAAGTTCAATGGCAATGGGCTTAAGTGTGCCAACATCAGACAAGAAAAAAATGGTGCGTGTTGCATATGCTTTGCGGCCATCAAGTGCATTAATCCGATCGAGAAATGGAAGGTATACATCATGATGATCCACAATGAAAAGCTTATTTGCATCCAAAGCCTGTCACATTAGGAAATGAACATTTTTAATTAGTCAGTAAGTTAAAATACACTGATAATGTAAAATAATCTGTATCGTTCGTATAAGTGAAATCCAATTGTGTTTAATTACCTCTTGAACAGTCATGCCATTGAGATGACCAAGAATGTGCTCCTCCTTGAGGGCGGATTCTTGAGGGCCATAGATTTCAGGATCAAGCTTGCTTACTGGTGGAAAGACCTGAAGTTTTTCGATGGATACCGGGTTCACTCCTGCTATTGCTTGTCGAGCAAATTCATCATCTCGTAACCAGGCAAATTTGTCCTCTGCAATGTACACAATATTGACATTTGTTAATTAAGCATTCATCACTAGTTAAAAGAATTTCACAATAGGTTTTAATCAGTCATTAATCCTATTTAGCAACAGGTTAGGGACTAATTACTTGATAGTATCTTTGGCGTGTCGTATTTGAGCAGATCTCCTTCTTTGATACTGCTAACAACCTTAGGCAATGGAAGCTTTTTTAAGACTTCGTCCTGAAGACCAAGCTTCAAAAGTAGCCCTTTGCTATAAAGGCTATCGATATCTGAAAATCCTTTGAAATCGTGATTGTTAGAAGAAATGCTGGCCATTAGAGATGGAATTAAGTTATGGAGCACTGCTTTAAGCCTGGAAGTTGAGAATGTATTCATTTTAGACTCCTCAAATTGTTCATCTCTCGGAACATACGTTGGATTTGGCTTCTCCACACGACTCTCCGCACTTATATCTACAAAACATTAATCATAAGACAGCAATCGTAAGCTAACTGAATCACAAATTTAACTAATTATCTACACTCACAGTGTAACTAATTAGCTAACCTGTGTCTGTAGGAACACGACCAGAACGACAACGTCTCGGGTAAGGAACATTGTCGTCTCCTCCAAGTTTAGGACGAGCATAATCAATGCCTTTATCTGGATTTCCAAGATCATTATAGATGTCATAATCATATATTCTATCAGATAATTTTCTGACGCCTTTTCCATCGCCTCTTAATTCTCTTAGCTCCCTCTCTCTTAATGATTTGAGTCCTGCTGGTGTTTCATCCGGTAGATATGGctgcaaaaataatttatattaattttagtttgttttcgttcacatcatatatatatatatatatatatatttaactatgaattcaattattattacgTATAATATTGAGTTAAAGTCGTTATATaattcataaactttaaatctATAGAAAGATAAGCAACATCAACATTGGGGGCCATATAAAAAGACATTACGTGCATAATGCATTTAACTCATGATGgtgttgcttttttttttttttaatgtcttcgattttattcttttttatttctaaatattctCTTTGCTCCTTTTATTAATTAACCAGTTTAgaataatcaaatttattttcctaaaatagTCATAAAGTTGTTAGTTACCGTATTATGTTGGTAAAatctaatatttaaaaaattctttt
Protein-coding regions in this window:
- the LOC125857468 gene encoding linoleate 13S-lipoxygenase 3-1, chloroplastic, translated to MALAKEIMGISLLEKSSSSMALFNPNNYHKENHLWFNQQFQGRRSLSRRKAFRQSTMAAISENLIKVVPEKAVKFKVRAVVTVRNKNKEDLKETIVKHLDAFTDKIGRNVTLELISTDMDPNTKGPKKSNQAVLKDWSKKSNLKTERVNYTAEFIVDSNFGNPGAITVTNKHQQEFFLESITIEGFACGPVHFPCNSWVQPKKDHPGKRIFFSNQPYLPDETPAGLKSLRERELRELRGDGKGVRKLSDRIYDYDIYNDLGNPDKGIDYARPKLGGDDNVPYPRRCRSGRVPTDTDISAESRVEKPNPTYVPRDEQFEESKMNTFSTSRLKAVLHNLIPSLMASISSNNHDFKGFSDIDSLYSKGLLLKLGLQDEVLKKLPLPKVVSSIKEGDLLKYDTPKILSKDKFAWLRDDEFARQAIAGVNPVSIEKLQVFPPVSKLDPEIYGPQESALKEEHILGHLNGMTVQEALDANKLFIVDHHDVYLPFLDRINALDGRKAYATRTIFFLSDVGTLKPIAIELSLPQTGPSSRSKRVVTPPVCATGNWTWQIAKAHVCANDAGVHQLVNHWLRTHASLEPFILAAHRQLSAMHPIYKLLDPHMRYTLEINGLARQSLINADGVIEACFTPGRYCMEISAAAYKNWRFDLEGLPADLLRRGMAVPDSTQPHGLKLLIEDYPYAADGLMIWGAIESWVRDYVNHYYPSSAQVCSDRELQAWYAETINVGHVDLRNEEWWPTLATPEDLISILTTLIWLASAQHAALNFGQYPYGGYVPNRPPLMRRLIPDENDPEYAVFLADPQKYFFSALPSLLQATKFMAVVDTLSTHSPDEEYLGERHQPSTWTGDAEIVEAFYKFSAEIGRIEKEIDERNADTKLKNRCGAGVLPYELLAPSSGPGVTCRGVPNSVSI